Below is a genomic region from Vibrio cortegadensis.
GCATAACTCAGGCCACTGGACGCAACAAGGTGCTGAGGTTTGCCAATTTGAAAATCATCTACGAGCAGTTTGCGGCCTGCCACTAGGTGGAACCGAATGCATTCGCCCAACAGCAATGGTCAACATTTTAGGTGAAGACTCACTCCCACAAAGCGTGTTAGCAATGCCAGGTTGTCATGTTCATTGGTACGGTAAAGAAAAACGCGCAGGAAGAAAAATGGGGCACATCAATGTATGTGCAAATTCGCGGAAAGATCTCCAACAAGCACTGCTTGAACTTGCGAATGAGCTTAACGAAAAGGCTTATCCTTCGTTGAAAAGCGCTGCGTTAAAAATACAGTAATATATACAACCGATAAGATCACAAAATGGCGCTATATGCGCCATTTTGTCTTTGATATGCAGCCTCTAATAACCCTTCAACATATTTACTCGTTAGATTGAGTATGCTGACATTTTCGGCTAGAGCATTGATACTTAGTTCCACTCGCCAATTTTTTCTCAACCAACAATGTAAAACCACACTCTTCACAGCGACCTTTGACTGGAGGGTGGTTCACTGCAAATTTGCATTTAGGGTAATTGTCGCAAGCAAAGAACGTTTTCCCAAAACGAGATTTACGCTCGACAAGGTGTCCTCTGCCACACTCTGGACAACCATGTAGTGGCTTATCTTTTGTTGGTTGCTCCGGTTTATCGAGGGACTCAATATGGTGACACTCAGGATAACTGCTGCATCCGATAAACATCCCATAACGGCCCTGCCTTAATACCAACTCATTGGCACACTTAGGGCAAGCTACTCCAAGTTCTTTTACGATATGACCATCATTTTGATGTAATGGGCGAACATAGCTACAGCTCGGATACTGCGAGCAACCTAAAAACGGGCCATGTTTTCCGTGACGGAGTTGCAGTTCACTGCCGCATTCTGGACATGGTTCATGCTCCAACGCGTGTTCGTGAGCGGAAAATAACTGCTGATCGATTTTACTGCTCATGGCATCTCTTGTTGGTTAGTACTAGTGAAGAATACCTTGCTCTTTACTGTATAAGAGCTCTTCCATTTGGGTATATGCATTTTCATTACCCGGTACATTAAACAGCACCATTAAAATAATCCATTTCAGATCATCAAGTTCAAAATCATCCGTTTCTAACCCCATAACTCGATCAATGACCATTTCTCGAATTTCGGTTGTGAGTACACCTACCTGTTCTAAAAACAGTAGAAAACCACGACACTCCATATCAATTCGCGCTACTTCCGATTTAGTATAGATACGTATTGACGTTGCTGAACCTGTGGATATTGCCGAATGATTATCGCTCTCTTGAAGCGCCGCTAGTTCTTCTAGCCAATGTAATGCTTTATAAATATCTTTTTGGTGGAAACCTGCACGAGTCAGCTCATCTTCAAGTTCATCTTGATCCACTTGCAACTCTGCCTCGCTATGGATATAGGTTTCGAACAGATACATTAGTATGTCCATCATCATAGCTAGCCCCTCCTCTTTCGAATATAGCCACCGGTTACTGCAACAACATGCCCTGAGAGCTCAAGCTCCAAAAGCTGCATCATGACCTCATGCACAGGTATATGGGTCCGCTGTGCCAAAATATCAACAGGAGTCACCTCTATTCCTACGTTAGCTAAC
It encodes:
- a CDS encoding DNA topoisomerase family protein, giving the protein MSSKIDQQLFSAHEHALEHEPCPECGSELQLRHGKHGPFLGCSQYPSCSYVRPLHQNDGHIVKELGVACPKCANELVLRQGRYGMFIGCSSYPECHHIESLDKPEQPTKDKPLHGCPECGRGHLVERKSRFGKTFFACDNYPKCKFAVNHPPVKGRCEECGFTLLVEKKLASGTKYQCSSRKCQHTQSNE
- a CDS encoding DUF494 family protein, whose protein sequence is MMMDILMYLFETYIHSEAELQVDQDELEDELTRAGFHQKDIYKALHWLEELAALQESDNHSAISTGSATSIRIYTKSEVARIDMECRGFLLFLEQVGVLTTEIREMVIDRVMGLETDDFELDDLKWIILMVLFNVPGNENAYTQMEELLYSKEQGILH